Proteins from a single region of Ailuropoda melanoleuca isolate Jingjing chromosome 15, ASM200744v2, whole genome shotgun sequence:
- the ATF4 gene encoding cyclic AMP-dependent transcription factor ATF-4, with amino-acid sequence MAEMSFLSSEVLVGDLMSPFDQSGLGAEESLGLLDDYLEVAKHFKPHGFSSDKAKAGSSEWLAVDGLVSASDNGKEDAFSGTDWMVEKMDLKEFDFDSLFSIDDLETMPDELLATLDDTCDLFDPLVQETNKEPPQTVNPIGHLPESLPKTDQIAPFTFLQPLPLSPGALSSTPDHSFSLELGSEVDISEGDRKSDSTAYITVIPQCIKEEDAPSDNDSGICMSPESYLGSPQHSPSTSRGSPNRSLLSPGSHCGSARPKPYDPPGEKSAAKVKVEKLDKKLKKMEQNKTAATRYRQKKRAEQEALTGECKELEKKNEALKERADSLAKEIQYLKDLIEEVRKAREKKRVP; translated from the exons ATGGCCGAGATGAGTTTCCTGAGCAGCGAGGTGTTGGTGGGGGACTTGATGTCCCCCTTCGACCAGTCGGGTTTGGGGGCTGAGGAGAGCCTGGGTCTCTTAGACGACTACCTGGAGGTGGCCAAGCACTTCAAACCTCATGGGTTCTCCAGCGACAAGGCTAAGGCGGGCTCCTCCGAATGGCTGGCTGTGGATGGGTTGGTCAGTGCCTCAGACAACGGCAAGG AGGATGCCTTCTCCGGGACAGATTGGATGGTGGAGAAAATGGATCTGAAGGAGTTTGATTTTGATTCTCTGTTTAGTATAGATGACCTGGAAACCATGCCAGATGAGCTTTTGGCCACGTTGGATGACACGTGTGATCTCTTTGACCCCCTAGTCCAGGAGACGAATAAGGAGCCCCCCCAGACCGTGAACCCAATTGGCCATCTCCCAGAAAGTTTACCAAAAACAGACCAGATTGCCCCCTTTACCTTCCTGCAACCACTTCCACTTTCCCCAGGGGCCCTGTCCTCCACTCCAGATCATTCCTTTAGTTTAGAGCTAGGCAGTGAAGTGGATATTTCTGAAGGAGATAGAAAGTCAGACTCTACTGCCTACATTACCGTGATCCCTCAGTGCATAAAGGAGGAGGATGCCCCCTCAGATAATGACAGTGGCATCTGTATGAGTCCTGAGTCCTATCTGGGGTCCCCCCAGCATAGCCCCTCTACCTCCAGGGGCTCTCCAAATAGGAGCCTGCTGTCTCCAGGTTCCCACTGTGGTTCTGCCCGCCCCAAACCCTATGACCCTCCTGGAGAGAAGTCGGCAGCAAAAGTAAAGGTCGAGAAACTAGACAAGAAGCTGAAAAAGATGGAGCAGAACAAGACTGCAGCCACTAGGTACCGCCAGAAGaagagggcagagcaggaggcCCTCACTGGCGAGTGTAAAGAGCTGGAAAAGAAGAACGAGGCTCTGAAAGAGAGGGCAGATTCTTTGGCTAAGGAGATCCAGTATCTGAAAGATTTGATAGAAGAGGTTCGAAAggcaagggagaagaaaagggtcCCCTAG